In Capsicum annuum cultivar UCD-10X-F1 chromosome 8, UCD10Xv1.1, whole genome shotgun sequence, the genomic window GACAGGCGGGCTTCAAGGGCATTGGCGAGATAATGAGCCAGCCTCTCCGTCCCATCTCCATATGGTGAAGAGTGTTCTCTTATCCGCATCAGCAACTCAGTAGCTGTTCTGCTGTCGTAGCTCGCTATGGCCTGAGCACATTGAGTCAGCAGACCCCTCAAATCCACCACTTCCTTCTTGATATTGCTGCCATGCTTCCTACCACCTTTCGGCCTTCCAACTTTGGTTGTTTTTTTGGTTTCATTAGGTGAGCAGGAAGTAACACTAGTAGCGCTATGTTGTTCCACATATGGATTATTTAAACAAAGCAACACATTGTCATACATTTCCAACGGTTCAGATTCATCATGAGCAAATGTGGCCAACTGTTTGTTACTCCTCTGCTGGTCTGCAGCAGCATCTCCTCGATGGCGATTTTTCTTTTTCCTCGAGTCGGTCGGTGAATTGCTGCTGCTGCCACTTTGGAAGATATTAGCAggttcttcttcttcacttcccTTATATAGCAGGTTAAATTGGTTGTTGCCAAAGGAAGTGAACAAAGAGTCATGATTGGAGACACCAGATAAACCCTCCACCGAAACGGGGGATTCAAAATCAAGATTCCATTGAGGAGACTCAATAGAATCAGGTGAAGTGTTGCTGAGGAGACTAGAGGAATAATCCTGTGGATTGATGATGACAGATTGAGGGGAATTGTAATTTTCGGATCCATGAAGGACATCAGATAAGTATTTTTCAGTAGCTTGGAGAGCCATGCAGTCATGGAACATACATGGCTTATTCTCCAAATCATCCTCTTCCATAAGCATCTGACTTAGGAATTTATACATTGCATCAGAGTAGTCCCCTTCCCCTTCCCCTTCCCCTTCCCCTTCCTCttgaggaggaggagaagaattTCCCTCACCAACAACATGATTTGAAAGGGCATGAGGGTAATCTTCATCAAAACTAGCAAGATTATTGAATATCGTACTAGTGCcattttgtacaaaatcatttCTTGGATCCATTGGAATTGAAGAGTGCCTAAAAATGAAAGCATCAGGAGAATGAAAAAGCTGTTCTTGGAATAGAGCTTCCATGGAAGTAGCTTTCAGCTACTGAATTATGAGACGTTTGAttgaagaaatcaagaatcaaaaacaatgaaacaaaaaataGCAACTGAAATAGGTACCTgtatattttaaatctttttagtGATGCTGTTGGgagttgtagtagtagtagttgaagaagaagaagaaaatttgagCTTGGAAGCTAAGAAACGGACTAGTCTAATTAATATATAGTAGTGTACAATAATAATAGGGAAAGAAAGAACGGAATATTCAATGAAAAAAATGGCAACTTCCTGGAAGCagatgttgttgatgatgatgaagaacccAACCACTCGTGACCGGCTAAGCTAAGTAGCCTAGCAAGTTATCGGTTTAACTTTTGTCTCGATGATTAGTGTATTTTGTTTGTACTACTACTTGGTTTCGTTTCCTCATTGTTTTTTTGCATCTTTTATGTGGCAACATAGATTTTGTAAATAGATAAGCATCGAATTCACGtcagttttaaaaattaataaaaaaatatcacgtcaactaaaaaggttataaaaatatactaaaatttagtTTGGGATAATAGAACCCCATAAAATTAGAAGTATCGtaataaatttgatcataatttagAAGAATTAGATGCTTATGAAAATTTTTTTAAACTTGaaagtaatttaatttaaattttttattttagtttttaacaTTAAGTACACATTATTTATAAAGAATTTACTAATTTAAAAACTTTTATAGTTAGAAAAATTATTTGGACCATAAATTTCAGAAATCCTAatgcttctattttattttatgtgaacATACTttcttttagaaataatttatttcaaattatatattatgAAAAACTTATATAGTggtataaatattataataatataacaacaacatacctggTTAAAATTCAATGAAATGGGGAATATAAATAGGGAAAATTATAACGAATTTAAAATTAGAAATGCTGTAACGTATTAATAATCAATTAAATATTACTCCTAAGTCCTATAATACCAAAATCATTTTCTTTCTCAAATCAGCAACCCAATCAAATGTGTCCACGTAGTTAGAACATCCAATATGTAGGATATTCGTTTTTCTCAAATTTGGTATCTATTTAAATAAAGAGATTTTTTAAGAA contains:
- the LOC107839666 gene encoding scarecrow-like protein 14, which translates into the protein MEALFQEQLFHSPDAFIFRHSSIPMDPRNDFVQNGTSTIFNNLASFDEDYPHALSNHVVGEGNSSPPPQEEGEGEGEGEGDYSDAMYKFLSQMLMEEDDLENKPCMFHDCMALQATEKYLSDVLHGSENYNSPQSVIINPQDYSSSLLSNTSPDSIESPQWNLDFESPVSVEGLSGVSNHDSLFTSFGNNQFNLLYKGSEEEEPANIFQSGSSSNSPTDSRKKKNRHRGDAAADQQRSNKQLATFAHDESEPLEMYDNVLLCLNNPYVEQHSATSVTSCSPNETKKTTKVGRPKGGRKHGSNIKKEVVDLRGLLTQCAQAIASYDSRTATELLMRIREHSSPYGDGTERLAHYLANALEARLSGTGTALYTAFASSRISAAQILKAYKAFITACPFRLLSNIFANKYIRKLIAGEPKIHIIDFGILYGFQWPCLIQGLSMRPGGPPELRITGIDLPQPGFKPAERVEETGRRLEKYCKRFKVPFVFKAIAKKWESITVEELEIQRDEVLIVNSLYRLGNIPDETVVQNSPRDAVLDLIRRIRPDMFIHGVLNGTFNTPFFVTRFREALFHYSSLFDMFEASLPREDEDRKLFEEEVFARDAMNVIACEGTERVERPETYKQWQLRCVRAGFKQLPLDQEIVKTVSNKVRSEYHKDFSVDEDGRWMLQGWKGRVLYALSCWKPTRLSAKLI